GATGTAGCCAGTCGTTCCGAAAATCACCGTTCGCAATGGAATGCCTACGGACGAGACGGCCGCAATCTGTCCGCGTACAGGGCGAATCGGCACGGTAACACCAAGCATCGCAAGCATCATTCCAACCCACGCTCCCGAGGAAATCACCGTCTGTGCGGCGCGCAGTGACCCTGAAGAGGTCTCGATCCCGATCACTTTTCCGCCTTTTACCGCAATACCGCTCACCACGCAGCCAGATAACAGCTTCACTCCTTGCAATTGGCAAGCAGTAGCCAAGGCGCGAAGAAGCATTCGATTGTTGATGTGTCCTTCGTACGGCGAATAGATGGCCGCTTGCACTTGATCGGTCAGAAGCGGCTCTACCTCTTTTACTTGCGCTGTATTCGAGAGCCAGTGTACAGCATGTCCCGCTTCTTTTTGCCAACGGTACTTGTCCGCGAGCTGTTGGACTTCCTCCTCATTTAACGCGACGGTCAGCAACCCATCCAAGCTTAGCTGTACGTCTCCACCAGTCAATTCCTCCAGCTCTGCTGCCCATTCCGGGTATAGCGCAAGTGACTCCATGCCCAGATCGAGCATCGGTCCAGGTGCCGTGAATTCCTTCAAAGGAGCAAGCATTCCGGCCGCAGCAGAAGACGCCTGACCTCCCCATTCGCCCTGCTCGACCAAAGTAACGCTCACCCCGCGCCGCGACAGCTCGTATGCCAAGCTCAATCCGATAATTC
This genomic stretch from Brevibacillus sp. DP1.3A harbors:
- the thiO gene encoding glycine oxidase ThiO codes for the protein MSDCLVVGGGIIGLSLAYELSRRGVSVTLVEQGEWGGQASSAAAGMLAPLKEFTAPGPMLDLGMESLALYPEWAAELEELTGGDVQLSLDGLLTVALNEEEVQQLADKYRWQKEAGHAVHWLSNTAQVKEVEPLLTDQVQAAIYSPYEGHINNRMLLRALATACQLQGVKLLSGCVVSGIAVKGGKVIGIETSSGSLRAAQTVISSGAWVGMMLAMLGVTVPIRPVRGQIAAVSSVGIPLRTVIFGTTGYITPKKDGKIVIGATEDESGFQRDVTMAGLASILQGTMPYVPALHSATFLEAWGGLRPATQDGKPLLGPVPGWEGLSIAGGHFRNGILLSPVTAKSMADFVEKGETERLLPFLPARFL